Below is a genomic region from Xiphophorus hellerii strain 12219 chromosome 1, Xiphophorus_hellerii-4.1, whole genome shotgun sequence.
GGTCCTAGGTTTAACGTCTTAAATGCAGAGCTTGCTCCTCAATTTGTTGATAACAGCTCAGTGTAAGTTCACTAAAGTCTCTAAACTTAGAAATGACTATTGGACCTTTTCCAGACTTGATTTTTCATCTACTCTAGAATTTCTTTATATTGAGGCAAGATGTGGCTcgcttttgaaatattttaatctacTTTATGGTATGGTACTTTAAGGCTTGATTGTTAATGTCTGACAGTAATCAGGCCTGAGTGCAGATAGTGAAAGGAAGCCAAAAACAAGTTAATCactgttgttttatgttttagcaACAACAGTCATTGGGCTGTATTGCTTTTTTCTTGATACATgaaattattattctgttttccctCACATagaataaaatttgtttgatgatctaaaATATTGGAGATCATCAAAATTAATTAtgacaaaatagcaaaaataaaatgtaaaaaaaaaaaggtctgtaAAGCCatttaatataatttcccaCATCCTGATTGCTCACTGTAGATCTCTTATGAAGCATCAAATGAAATGCTGAGCAACAAGGAGATTTATCCATCGTTCTTCCGCACGATTCCAAGCGACAAGAACCAGGTGGCAGCCATGATCCAGCTGCTGGTCCGGTTCAACTGGATGTGGATAGCTCTTTTAGGCAGCGACAACGACTACGGACTGCAGGGCATGCAGAGCCTGTCGGAGCAAGCCCCTCACCACGGCATCTGTATCCCATACCAAGGAATCATCCCCACGGCCTCCAAAGACACGGTTCAGACTATGAGGAACATGGTGGACAACATACTGAAAACCAAGGTGAACACCATCGTGGTGTTTTCAAGCAAGACAAAGTTCCATGACTTCCTCCCATATGTGCTGGAGAGAAACATTACAGAAAAGGTGTGGATCGGGACGGAGGACTGGTCGCCGTCCACTCTCATATCCGGGATTCCTGGGATCCAAACCATCGGCACCGTGCTCGGAATCTCGGTCAAGGATGCCGCCATTCCTGGGTTTGACGAGTTCCAGAAGAACACGGTCGAGACTTTCAATGCAACACGTCAAGGGAGAGGCCAATATGACCCTCGGCGGTGGCAATGACTGTCTGCAGAGCACAGACCTGTACTCTCTCGCCAGGAACGACTTCTCCATGGATAAATATGACCTCACCTCCTCCTTCAATGTTTATAAGGCAGTTTATGCTCTAGCTCAGGCTCTGCATCAAGCTCTTGGCTGTGATTCTGCAGACTGCAGCAGGAGAAGTGTGACTCCACCAGAGGTAATCTGAAGCAAACATCTCTTTAGCTGAAACATTTAACCAACTGCTGAGCTCCGTGTCTTTGTCCTCTCCTCTCCAGCTTCTGGCGCAGCTCAGGAAGGTTCGATTTTCTCTCGGCAACTCTTCTGTGTATTTTGACATGCATGGGGACCCACCCACTGGGTACGATATAGTGTCCTGGGTTTGGAGGGGGACGGACTGGTCTCTCAGAGTGGTAGGCTCCTTCGCACCGGACCCCATCGCCCTCACAGTGGATGCCAGTCTGATAGAGTGGCACGGCAAAGAAGACTCAGAATCGGTACGGCCAACGATGTTTCACGTCTTTCAGTTGAAATCGAAATGAGCTCTCAAGCTATAGGCCCAGAAATTTCAGTCCCCATTAAATAAGTCAGTTATGTTTGTTGATCGGTGCTGGGTCACTctgtaaaaaaagacaatgaattaaataaataaataccaaaataatattatttatttacttatttatcttGGCAAAACTTTGTGAGTTTCCAAGTTTCACGGCAGCCAGACCTTAAAAATTTAAGAAACATCTAAACTTTAgcatcaaataaattattaaattaaatcattcaAGTTCTCAGATTCAATGCAATAAACTAAGACTGttatttcttctgttgttttcatcATCAccgttttcttttcttgttttctcattttctctttaacCATCAAATCAATAATGAATAACAATAACCATAGCTTTACTATATATTTTAGTTCTTTCACTCCCCTTCTTTATTGTTTGCTCTTTCTTAATAATGGCTTTGTTACAgagacaaataaacaaaaaaaatatgtttgcagtTCCCACCTCCATGTGCAATTTAAAcctttagattttaatttagtaTTCTGCAAGCAATTGTGcagctgttcttttcttttactccTGAAGTTGTGTcttgtttcatttatatttcttcaacaaaataatttcttttcttttccttcaaaCCGTGCTGGAGGTACCCGAGTCCTTCTGCTCTCCGCCTTGCCCAAAAGGTCACAAGAAGCTGCTGACAGGTCAGCATGCCTGCTGCTTCGACTGCCAGGCCTGTCCCTCTGCCACGTTCCTCAATAAAAGTGGTAATGCACACTAAAATGCGAGGTTTTAGTTTTCTGCATAATATCCCATTAATATCTGTGATCTCATTAAACAAGACGGGTCCAGCATCAGCTAGTATCTGCATGGTTGGAAAATTGTACACGTTTGATTTTTATagaatagataaataaatttagATGCAGTGCAGAGAGAAccaaagctaaataaattaaaatctgtgaaataGAAACATTAGCACCAAGATTATTTTTCAGgctctttatttattcattttttataaaattgctATAGTTTGAGTGGATTggcttcatttttaaacacttgGAAAAGGAAGATTTACTGTTTAAATAAACTGTTCAGTTGTAATACATTTACCTTTTCACTGAACAGTTGTTGTGTGTGCGTGAatgaccagcaggtggcgccgAATTCACACGTTATATTCTGACACTAATGCACAATTAGACCAAAATTAGATCCTCCTTGAATTGTTTATGAAAATGTGTACAAAAGAAGACTATGGTGCTGATGCTGATGCAAATATGCTTCTGTACAAGTTCAACattccagtttttttctgactttgtatgtctctctctctctctctctctctctctttcagacCTGACAGATTGTCAGGCCTGTCTGCCGGAGCAGTGGGCCCCCCCATCCAGTGAGGAGTGTCTGAACAGGACGGTGATACAGCTGGACTGGGACCACCCTCTCTCCATagctctcctcttcttcttggCCACCTGCCTCCTCCTGACCTCCAGCACGGCCGTAATCCTCCTGCTCAACCTGAACACACCGGTGGCCAAGTCCGCCGGGGGCCGCACCTGCCTGCTGATGCTGGCGGCCCTGACGGTCGCCGCCCTGAGCACTTTGTGCCACTTTGGCCGGCCGTCCCCGGCGGCCTGCGTCCTGAAGCAGCCTCTGTTCACCATCAGCTTCTCTGTGTGTCTGGCCTGCATCGCGGTGCGCTCCCTGCAGGTCGTCTGCATATTTAAGTTTGCGTCCAAGCTGCCGCTGGCCTACGACAGGTGGACGAAAAAGCAGGGTCCAGAGGTCACCATCTTTCTGGTGTCTGCCACTATCCTGCTCATCTCGGTGCTCCGGGTGTCCGTCGACACTCCGCAGCCTTCCCAGGACCTGCGGTTCTACCAGGACAAAATTGTCCGGGAGTGCAGTAAAACCCTCTCTGTCGGCTCCGGCATCGAGCTGGCGTACGTCTCGGTCCTCAGCGTCCTCTGCTTCTCTTTCAGCTACATGGGGAAGGACCTGCCGGCCAACTACAACGAAGCCAAGTGTGTCACCTTCAGCCTGATGGTGTACATGATCTCCTGGATGAGCTTCTTCACCCTCTACCTCATCAACAGAGAAACCTTCACCATGGCGGCGCAGGTGTTCGCCACACTCTTCAGCGTCCTGGCCTTCCTGGCTGGATACTTCCTCCCCAAAATGTATATTATCATTCTGAGGCCCCAAATGAACACCACAGCACACTTCCAGAACTGCATTCAGATGTACACcatgaacaaaaactgaaatgggCTCCAAGTCTGGAACTCCTTCCACGTGTTATCAAATGGCCACAAACTGTAGTGTGTTATATTGAGATTTTCATGTGGTAGATCAGCACAAAGTAAGGCGTAATTGTAAAGTGACAGCAAAATTGCACACAGATATTGATCATTTTTGGCAAAACATCAGGGAGAAAGGTCAACAGAAAGAACATGCCACAACTGTGGTAACACCAAGAAACAGTTTGTCAAACTTATAGTTCATCTGATGTTTATagcacagattttattttaccattattttttttatttttagtttttgtgtttgagtAACATCTTTTAAACTCCAGATTTTGACAGTACTGGTGTAAAGTAATAGAATAGAGCTTCGACTTATTAACATTTTACGATGTTTGgtatgataaaaaataaaattgtattaatgTGCTGAGAAAGAGTTATTTTATGTTGACTCTGCAAGAAAGACAATCAGCAGAAATTAATCTTGTAAACAATGAAGGGAAAATGTGGGgatgaaattaataaaattgattttggTCACACAATTTTGTTACTGTGGAGAGTAAAATATGAAGATGTCAGTGTTGTCATGTGACTGACGTTCCTGTGAATTTGCCTGCTCTGGGATGAAGTGAGCGATTTCTTATCCAccaacaaataattttaacagaTTTACTCCTTTTCAGTTCaagtcagacatttttctttcttcattttctaGCTGGTGCATTCTcagaaacatacagtaagtttcTGAGTAATAtatctttttgtgttttgattcagaggaaaacattacatttaacatcacagcaacacattttgatgtttccctttgggattgtatgtaataaacacacacaaagaagtGCATACATTGAAGGAGAACAAAAGGGATACgagattttctttactttttttgtttaagtaaaatccaaaagtgtggcatgcatttgtgtaatttaaattCTGTTAATATCTCATCTGTCACTGCAGTAAAAACTTCAAGTCTGCTCagcttttaacatttctgtaaaaaacgaaaaataaataatgaagaataatgaaagagaaaaacatcagcaaatcAACAGAGACTGGAAGTTTTGCCCTTGAACATCAACTTTCAAGTCTTGTAACAAATTCTACTTGGATTTGCATCTGGGCTTTAACTAGGACACATCTTGACACGTGAATGCACTTGATCTAAACCACGATTAGGGTTACGTCAAGTTTTTTGGAACCTCTGACAGGATTACTTTGTATTGAGTCCCATTCATCTTACATTAAACTCTGACCAGCGAACTTGAAGAaaagcataatgctgccaccaccatgtt
It encodes:
- the tas1r1 gene encoding LOW QUALITY PROTEIN: taste receptor type 1 member 1 (The sequence of the model RefSeq protein was modified relative to this genomic sequence to represent the inferred CDS: deleted 1 base in 1 codon), whose product is MFLAVFLSLGWLMLQLAAGELDYTSQAEGMRLQGDFSFAGLFPLHYTDVSANGLPALVPCDQGRPNKHGFHLMQAMRFAVEEINNSSGPLHLLPGVKLGYQMYDICSNPASFLATLDLLEQQYQNFSNTQRAVGVIGPDSSSKSSTPAALLGAYVIPQISYEASNEMLSNKEIYPSFFRTIPSDKNQVAAMIQLLVRFNWMWIALLGSDNDYGLQGMQSLSEQAPHHGICIPYQGIIPTASKDTVQTMRNMVDNILKTKVNTIVVFSSKTKFHDFLPYVLERNITEKVWIGTEDWSPSTLISGIPGIQTIGTVLGISVKDAAIPGFDEFQKNTVETSMQHVKGEANMTLGGGNDCLQSTDLYSLARNDFSMDKYDLTSSFNVYKAVYALAQALHQALGCDSADCSRRSVTPPELLAQLRKVRFSLGNSSVYFDMHGDPPTGYDIVSWVWRGTDWSLRVVGSFAPDPIALTVDASLIEWHGKEDSESVPESFCSPPCPKGHKKLLTGQHACCFDCQACPSATFLNKSDLTDCQACLPEQWAPPSSEECLNRTVIQLDWDHPLSIALLFFLATCLLLTSSTAVILLLNLNTPVAKSAGGRTCLLMLAALTVAALSTLCHFGRPSPAACVLKQPLFTISFSVCLACIAVRSLQVVCIFKFASKLPLAYDRWTKKQGPEVTIFLVSATILLISVLRVSVDTPQPSQDLRFYQDKIVRECSKTLSVGSGIELAYVSVLSVLCFSFSYMGKDLPANYNEAKCVTFSLMVYMISWMSFFTLYLINRETFTMAAQVFATLFSVLAFLAGYFLPKMYIIILRPQMNTTAHFQNCIQMYTMNKN